GCCAGGAGGAAGACAGTGCCGACCTACCAGTACCAGTGCACCGAGTGCGGCGAGGGCCTCGAGGCGGTGCAGAAGTTCACCGACGATGCCCTGACCGAGTGCCCCAACTGCGGTGGCCGCCTCAAGAAGGTGTTCTCGGCCGTCGGCATCGTCTTCAAGGGCTCCGGCTTCTACCGCAACGACAGCCGCGGTTCCTCGTCGAGCAGCTCGCCGGCGTCGTCCTCGAAGTCGTCGACGTCCGGCTCCGACTCGAAGCCGTCGACCTCGACGTCCTCGACCTCGGACTCGAAGTCGTCGAGCACCGGCACCTCGAGCGGCAGCAGCTCAGCCGCGTAAGGCTCGCTCACAGGACCCTGTCGTCGTACGACGACGGGGTCTTCGGCGTTCCCGGGGCGGTTAGGGTGCGACGCATGGCGAACCAGGCGAACGCAGAGATCGGTGTGATCGGCGGCTCCGGCTTCTACTCGTTCCTCGACAACGTGACCGAGCTCCAGGTCGACACCCCCTACGGACCGCCCAGCGACTCGCTCTTCCTCGGCGAGATCGCCGGCCGGCGGGTCGCCTTCCTGCCCCGGCACGGACGCGGGCACCATCTGCCGCCCCACCGGATCAACTACCGGGCCAACCTGTGGGCGCTGCGCTCGGTCGGGGCGCGCCAGGTCCTCGGTCCGTGCGCGGTGGGCGGTCTGCGCCCGGAGTACGGGCCCGGCACGCTGCTCGTGCCCGATCAGCTGGTCGACCGCACGAAGTCGAGGAGCGCAACGTACTTCGACGGGCTGCCCCTGCCCGACGGCACGGTGCCCAACGTGGTGCATGTGTCCCTGGCCGACCCCTACTGCCCCGCGGGACGCTCGGCGGCCCTGAAGGCGGCGCGTGGCCGGGAGTGGGAGCCGGTGGACGGCGGGACTCTGGTGGTGATCGATGGGCCGCGGTTCTCGACCCGTGCCGAGTCGTTGTGGCACCAGGCGCAGGGTTGGTCTGTGGTGGGCATGACGGGTCACCCGGAGGCCGCGCTCGCCCGTGAACTCGAGCTCTGCTACACGTCGTTGAATCTGGTCACCGATCTGGACGCGGGCGCCGAGAGCGGTGAGGGCGTGTCGCACGAGGAGGTGCTGCGGGTATTCGCGGCGAACGTGGACCGGCTGCGGGGCGTGCTGTTCGACGCGGTGGCCGCGCTGCCCTCCGACGGCGAGCGGGACTGCCTGTGCGCGAACGCGCTGGGCGGGCTGAATCCCGGGTTCGAGCTGCCGTAGCGGGTGCGGGGGAGAGGCGGAAAAGGGGGCCTCGGGCGCGGAAGTTCTCCTTCGAGTGAGGGAGTTGTCCACAACCCGGCGGTGGTCCACCGGCTCCGGCGAGCGGCGGCGCGAAGGCTCATCGTGGCTTCGCAAACCCGTTCCTCCTCGCAGGTGGTGATCCCGTGTCCGACTCGCTCGTTCCTCCCTCTCCTCTCCCCCCGCTTCCTCCGCTTCCTCCGCTCCCCTCGCCCGCCCCGTCCCCTCTCCCCTTCGCGGCGCGCCCACCCGGCACGGACGCTCCGGCCACCTGCGAGGTGCCGCCCTTCGCTCCCGTGCGGGTCCGTCCCAGCCGGTACCGGCTGGGACGGCTCGTAAGGAGCAGGCGGCGGGCCCTCGCCCTGGGTCTCGCCATCACTGCCGCCGCGCTCGTGGCGTCCGGCCCACGGGACGGTGATCCGGGCCACGGACATCCCGGTGCGACTGCGCGCGCGGACTCGGGCGGGGGCTCGCACCCCCGCGCGCATGCTCCACTACGCGCCCCTGCGCACAGCCCTCGCGCCGGGGAGAAGGTGACGGCGCCGGTACGGATCGCCGACGCGGCCACGGTCCGACTGCTGCGCCCCGGTGACCGGGTAGATGTCATCGCCGCCGAGCCGACGACGCTGGGCGGTGTGGGCGGCGCGGGCGGCGACGCCCATGTGGTCGCGCGCGGGGCACTCGTGACAAAGGTGCCGGAGCCGCTGGACACCGACACGGCTGCCGGCACGGCTGACGACGGGGCGCTGGTCGTCCTGTCGGTGCCCCGGTCCACCGCCGCGCGTCTGGCGGGGGCGAGTGCGACGGCTCGGCTGGCGGTGACCCTGTGGTGACGTCAAGTCCCTCGCCCGAGGGACCGAATTGGACACGCCCACCTGGCGTTGACGTAGGTTGCGGAGCTGTTTGTTCCACAACCTGTACATGTGAGGAGTGTCCCCGAGGTGAGCGAAGAGAAGGCAAGCGTCTGGCAGGGCTTCAAGGCCTTCCTGATGCGTGGCAACGTCGTCGATCTGGCAGTCGCGGTGGTGATCGGCGCGGCCTTCACGAACATCGTCAACTCGGTGGTGAAGGGAATCATCAACCCGCTCATCGGAGCGGTCGGTACCAAGAACCTGGACAGCTACAGCGCCTGCCTCAAGGGCCCCTGCACCGGCACGGGGGACAGCGCGACGGGCGTCCGGATCCTGTGGGGGTCCGTCCTCGGCGCGACGCTCACCTTCGTGATCACTGCTGCGGTCGTGTACTTCCTGATGGTCCTGCCCATGTCGAAGTATCTGGCGAAGATGGAGGCCCGCAGGAAGGCCAAGGAGGGCACGCAGGAGATCATCGAGCTGACCGAGCTGGAGGTGCTCAAGGAGATCCGCGACGAGCTGGTCGCCCAGCGGGGCTCGGGGCGCAGCGAGCGGTAGAAGCCCTCGACGGGGCCCTGCGGGCGGTGCTCCGCCAGGGCTCCCGGGCCTGCCGGACCGGGCC
The sequence above is a segment of the Streptomyces asoensis genome. Coding sequences within it:
- a CDS encoding FmdB family zinc ribbon protein encodes the protein MPTYQYQCTECGEGLEAVQKFTDDALTECPNCGGRLKKVFSAVGIVFKGSGFYRNDSRGSSSSSSPASSSKSSTSGSDSKPSTSTSSTSDSKSSSTGTSSGSSSAA
- a CDS encoding S-methyl-5'-thioadenosine phosphorylase, yielding MANQANAEIGVIGGSGFYSFLDNVTELQVDTPYGPPSDSLFLGEIAGRRVAFLPRHGRGHHLPPHRINYRANLWALRSVGARQVLGPCAVGGLRPEYGPGTLLVPDQLVDRTKSRSATYFDGLPLPDGTVPNVVHVSLADPYCPAGRSAALKAARGREWEPVDGGTLVVIDGPRFSTRAESLWHQAQGWSVVGMTGHPEAALARELELCYTSLNLVTDLDAGAESGEGVSHEEVLRVFAANVDRLRGVLFDAVAALPSDGERDCLCANALGGLNPGFELP
- a CDS encoding RcpC/CpaB family pilus assembly protein; translation: MPPFAPVRVRPSRYRLGRLVRSRRRALALGLAITAAALVASGPRDGDPGHGHPGATARADSGGGSHPRAHAPLRAPAHSPRAGEKVTAPVRIADAATVRLLRPGDRVDVIAAEPTTLGGVGGAGGDAHVVARGALVTKVPEPLDTDTAAGTADDGALVVLSVPRSTAARLAGASATARLAVTLW
- the mscL gene encoding large conductance mechanosensitive channel protein MscL — encoded protein: MSEEKASVWQGFKAFLMRGNVVDLAVAVVIGAAFTNIVNSVVKGIINPLIGAVGTKNLDSYSACLKGPCTGTGDSATGVRILWGSVLGATLTFVITAAVVYFLMVLPMSKYLAKMEARRKAKEGTQEIIELTELEVLKEIRDELVAQRGSGRSER